The following coding sequences are from one Papilio machaon chromosome 8, ilPapMach1.1, whole genome shotgun sequence window:
- the LOC106720196 gene encoding sodium- and chloride-dependent glycine transporter 1: protein MAGGDYTMNQSEANGKVPAQVTTSTGTPEKAAWGRPLEFILACLGYAVGLGNVWRFPYLAYRNGGGAFLIPFLLMMILIGLPLFFLELYIGQYTSLGPLKAFEAIAPFFSGLGYCTLVVISLISIYYMIIVAWTLFYTIVSIAGNLDWGSCENEFNTDFCYSGFYDAQCRVNNTGDSTDLTYYLRRCISIGEICMSTGFEPYDGRYCLNGTETIPWYSNVKRTIAAEEYYTQRVLGRGDATWENWGTIQWHLVGCLALAWFVAFLCVIKGVQSAGKVVYFTALFPYVMLTALLIRGVTLEGARDGIVFYLTPDWSTLLDARVWGDAASQIFYSFGVACGSLITLASYNGFYNNCHFDTVFVCFANFLTSVYAGFAIFSVLGFQAELMGVQIDDVAEQGPGLAFVAYPEALLQMPIPQLWSILFFLMLFILGLGSQFAGIEAINTAIVDQWPQFRKRYWMVTATTCFCCFILGIPMCFSGGVYLFTLLEWNTASWAILLIGLAESAAVAWSYGIKRAMNDLAAMNMKLNAVLRFYWTTTWAVTLPVASIAVVAFIFSDWKAPSYADYEFPLFADILGWITATSTIILFPVGVGWAFYKGYRGKQLFTPTEDWKPSSRSLCNPPNDTSTDTNQTDYDNVGYI, encoded by the exons ATGGCTGGTGGAGATTACACTATGAATCAG AGCGAAGCTAATGGTAAAGTACCAGCTCAGGTGACCACATCAACGGGTACTCCAGAGAAAGCGGCGTGGGGCCGTCCGCTTGAATTCATCCTAGCGTGCCTAGGATATGCAGTCGGTTTAGGCAACGTCTGGCGTTTTCCTTACCTTGCATACAGAAATGGCGGAG GTGCATTCTTAATTCCGTTCTTGTTGATGATGATCCTGATTGGTCTACCATTGTTTTTCTTGGAATTATACATTGGACAATATACAAGTTTGGGGCCTTTGAAAGCGTTTGAGGCAATCGCGCCTTTCTTCAGTGGGCTCGGTTACTGCACATTGGTGGTGATCAGTTTGATCAGTATTTACTATATGATCATTGTAGCTTGGACACTGTTCTACACGATTGTATCAATAGCCGGCAATCTAGATTGGGGATCATGTGAGAATGAATTCAACACAGATT tttgtTACAGTGGTTTTTACGATGCTCAATGCAGGGTTAACAATACAGGAGATTCAACAGatcttacttattatttaaggcGTTGTATAAGCATTGGAGAGATTTGTATGAGCACAGGTTTCGAGCCTTACGATGGTAGATATTGTTTAAATGGCACCGAAACAATACCTTGGTACAGTAATGTGAAAAGAACTATCGCAGCTGAGGAATATTATAC ACAGCGTGTGTTGGGCCGCGGCGACGCTACTTGGGAAAACTGGGGAACGATTCAGTGGCATCTTGTCGGATGTCTTGCCCTTGCTTGGTTTGTCGCATTTCTCTGTGTTATTAAA GGTGTACAGTCAGCGGGTAAAGTGGTTTACTTCACGGCGTTATTCCCTTACGTAATGTTAACAGCCCTCCTTATTAGAGGAGTGACATTGGAAGGAGCAAGAGATGGAATTGTGTTCTATTTGACACCGGATTGGAGCACACTTCTAGACGCAAGAGTATGGGGAGATGCTGCTTCACAG ATCTTCTATTCTTTTGGCGTGGCGTGTGGATCTCTAATTACCTTGGCATCATACAATGGCTTCTACAATAACTGTCATTTTGACACAGTGTTCGTCTGTTTTGCAAATTTCTTGACTTCTGTGTACGCGGGTTTCGCTATATTTTCTGTACTCGGATTTCAAGCTGAATTGATGGGAGTCCAAATAgatg ATGTAGCAGAGCAAGGACCTGGTCTAGCATTTGTTGCGTATCCAGAAGCGTTGCTGCAAATGCCCATACCGCAGTTGTGGTCGATATTGTTCTTCCTAATGCTGTTTATACTCGGCCTTGGTAGTCAGTTCGCCGGTATAGAGGCAATCAACACTGCGATTGTGGATCAGTGGCCACAGTTCAGAAAGCGATATTGGATG GTTACAGCAACCACGTGCTTTTGTTGCTTCATCCTTGGCATCCCAATGTGCTTCAGCGGCGGTGTCTATCTGTTTACATTGCTAGAGTGGAACACCGCCTCCTGGGCTATCCTGCTCATAGGCTTGGCTGAG AGCGCAGCAGTAGCTTGGTCTTACGGCATCAAACGAGCTATGAATGATTTAGCGGCCATGAACATGAAACTTAACGCAGTCCTCAGATTCTATTGGACAACCACCTGGGCCGTTACCTTGCCAGTAGCAAGTATt GCGGTGGTTGCTTTTATATTCTCCGATTGGAAGGCGCCAAGCTACGCTGATTATGAGTTTCCATTGTTCGCTGACATCCTCGGTTGGATCACGGCTACATCGACGATAATATTATTCCCTGTGGGTGTCGGATGGGCATTCTATAAAGGATAT agAGGCAAGCAGTTATTTACTCCAACAGAAGATTGGAAGCCATCTTCAAGGTCACTCTGCAACCCGCCAAATGATACATCGACTGACACAAATCAAACAGATTACGACAATGTGGGGTATATATAA